The following are encoded in a window of Collinsella aerofaciens genomic DNA:
- a CDS encoding 6-phospho-beta-glucosidase has product MAFRKDFLWGGATAANQCEGAYNVDGRGLANVDVAPHGPERYAVVSGQRKMLDFEDGYYYPAQTGIDFYHHYKEDIALFAEMGFKTFRMSLAWTRIFPNGDETEPNEAGLAFYEDVFRECQAHGIEPLVTITHFDCPIHLIKEYGGWRNRKLIDFYKNLAITIFTRYKGLVKYWLTFNEINMILHLPFMGAGLVFEEGENKEAVEYLAAHNELVASAWATKIAHEIDPEVKIGCMLAAGSYYPYSCRPGDVRQAQLDNQDNYFFVDVQSRGYYPAYAVKKLERLGIDVGMTDEDREILAAHTVDFISFSYYSTRCSAGADNPDVERTQGNAFAGAKNPYLQESQWGWAIDPLGFRITLNDLYDRYQKPLFVVENGLGAKDVVEEDGSINDDYRIDYLRQHIAAMRDAVTEDGVDLLGYTTWGPIDLVSAGTGEMSKRYGFIYVDRDDAGNGTLKRSKKKSFDWYKKVIATNGEDLA; this is encoded by the coding sequence ATGGCTTTTCGTAAAGACTTCCTGTGGGGCGGCGCGACGGCTGCTAACCAGTGCGAGGGCGCCTACAACGTGGACGGCCGCGGCCTTGCCAACGTGGACGTGGCTCCGCACGGCCCCGAGCGCTATGCGGTGGTCTCCGGCCAGCGTAAAATGCTCGACTTCGAGGACGGCTATTACTACCCCGCGCAGACCGGCATCGATTTCTACCACCACTACAAGGAGGACATCGCCCTCTTTGCCGAGATGGGCTTTAAGACCTTCCGCATGAGCCTGGCGTGGACCCGCATCTTCCCCAACGGCGACGAGACCGAGCCCAATGAGGCTGGCCTGGCCTTCTACGAGGACGTGTTCCGCGAGTGTCAGGCGCACGGCATCGAGCCGCTCGTGACCATCACGCACTTCGACTGCCCGATTCACCTCATCAAGGAGTATGGCGGCTGGCGCAACCGCAAGCTCATCGACTTCTACAAGAACCTCGCGATCACGATCTTCACCCGCTACAAGGGCCTGGTGAAGTACTGGCTTACCTTCAACGAGATTAATATGATTCTGCACCTGCCGTTTATGGGTGCCGGTCTGGTCTTTGAGGAGGGAGAGAACAAGGAGGCTGTCGAGTACCTGGCCGCCCACAACGAGCTCGTCGCCAGCGCTTGGGCAACCAAGATCGCTCACGAGATCGACCCTGAGGTCAAGATCGGCTGCATGCTCGCCGCAGGTAGCTACTACCCCTACAGCTGCCGTCCGGGCGATGTGCGCCAGGCGCAGCTCGATAACCAGGACAACTACTTCTTCGTCGACGTCCAGAGCCGCGGCTACTACCCGGCCTATGCCGTCAAGAAGCTCGAGCGCCTGGGCATCGATGTGGGCATGACGGACGAGGACCGCGAAATCCTGGCCGCCCACACCGTCGACTTCATCAGCTTTAGCTATTACAGCACCCGTTGCTCCGCCGGTGCCGATAACCCCGATGTCGAGCGCACCCAGGGCAACGCCTTCGCCGGCGCCAAGAACCCCTACCTGCAGGAGAGCCAGTGGGGCTGGGCCATCGATCCGCTGGGCTTCCGCATCACCCTTAACGACCTGTACGACCGTTATCAGAAGCCGCTGTTTGTGGTCGAGAACGGCCTGGGCGCCAAGGATGTTGTCGAGGAGGACGGCTCCATCAACGACGACTACCGCATCGACTACCTGCGCCAGCATATCGCCGCGATGCGTGATGCGGTGACCGAGGACGGCGTTGACCTGCTGGGCTACACCACCTGGGGCCCGATCGACTTGGTGTCTGCCGGCACAGGCGAGATGTCCAAGCGCTACGGCTTTATCTATGTCGACCGCGATGATGCGGGCAACGGCACCCTCAAGCGTTCCAAGAAGAAGAGCTTCGACTGGTACAAGAAGGTTATCGCCACCAACGGCGAAGATTTGGCCTAG
- a CDS encoding S-ribosylhomocysteine lyase, with amino-acid sequence MSKKWEAVHCRTGFYLVVFGEVTSEEILPLVRELFEFVADFEGDVPGAAPEECGNYLDQNLPMANWLARRYLDRDLADIDEKHLHYQQA; translated from the coding sequence ATGTCCAAGAAATGGGAGGCAGTTCACTGCCGCACGGGCTTTTACCTCGTTGTGTTTGGCGAGGTGACGAGCGAGGAGATCCTGCCGCTCGTGCGTGAGCTGTTCGAGTTTGTCGCCGACTTTGAGGGCGATGTCCCCGGTGCCGCTCCCGAGGAGTGCGGCAACTACCTGGACCAGAACCTCCCCATGGCAAACTGGCTCGCGCGCCGTTACCTCGACCGCGACCTGGCCGATATCGACGAGAAGCATCTGCACTATCAGCAGGCGTAA
- a CDS encoding IS3 family transposase has protein sequence MTRAKAEAVAALRAEGHALGHLLACAELKRSTYYYALAHPPRPTRPELWEAAAEIFSRTANGCGHRQIAMCLRAEEGTVIADKTVLKMMREMGIRCGIRRETAYHRYNSYRGVVGRTFENVIARDFDAGAPWRKLGTDVTEFKVAGGKAYWAPTLDFCTKEIVASDISTTPDMAQQVRMLDELLSKIPEGAAPTMHSDRGWQYQHASYTSRLEAAGIVQSMSRKANCIDNAATEQLFGHVKDEFYRGREWETFEDFKRDLEEYIVHWNTSRRQVRLKGLTPEEFRNQALAA, from the coding sequence CTGACCAGGGCGAAGGCCGAAGCGGTCGCGGCCCTGCGCGCCGAGGGGCACGCGCTCGGGCACTTGCTCGCATGCGCCGAGCTCAAGCGGTCGACCTACTACTACGCCCTCGCGCACCCGCCGAGGCCCACGCGCCCCGAGCTCTGGGAGGCGGCCGCCGAGATCTTCTCGCGCACCGCCAACGGCTGCGGGCACCGGCAGATAGCGATGTGCCTCAGGGCGGAAGAGGGGACCGTGATAGCCGACAAGACCGTGCTCAAGATGATGCGCGAGATGGGGATTCGCTGCGGTATCAGACGCGAGACGGCCTACCACAGGTACAACTCGTACAGGGGCGTCGTCGGCAGGACGTTCGAGAACGTGATCGCGAGGGATTTCGACGCCGGGGCCCCGTGGCGGAAGCTGGGAACGGACGTCACCGAGTTCAAGGTGGCGGGCGGCAAGGCCTACTGGGCCCCGACGCTGGACTTCTGCACCAAGGAGATCGTGGCGAGCGACATATCGACCACGCCCGACATGGCCCAGCAGGTCAGGATGCTCGACGAGCTGCTGTCCAAGATCCCCGAGGGCGCCGCCCCGACCATGCACTCGGACCGGGGCTGGCAGTACCAGCACGCCTCGTACACATCCAGGCTCGAGGCCGCCGGCATCGTCCAGAGCATGTCCAGGAAGGCGAACTGCATCGACAACGCCGCCACCGAGCAGCTCTTCGGCCACGTCAAGGACGAGTTCTACCGGGGCCGCGAGTGGGAGACGTTCGAGGATTTCAAACGCGACCTGGAGGAATACATAGTCCACTGGAACACGAGCCGGAGGCAGGTAAGATTGAAGGGCCTGACCCCGGAGGAGTTCCGGAATCAGGCCCTCGCGGCCTAG
- a CDS encoding helix-turn-helix domain-containing protein: MRVDLRVKHDIEARKAAIGLFELGHGYKSAAIALSLPVEAVRRWQEIYRAFGSEVLLRMDGKQGRYTYEQKVAAASAVVDGGMTKTEAMAAFGIMSMSPLKKWCALYRRGGAEALRPRPKGRPKGSKARPRTREEELEERCRRLEAEVAYLKKLRALVERDGL, encoded by the coding sequence ATGCGCGTTGATTTGAGAGTGAAGCATGATATCGAGGCCAGGAAGGCGGCCATAGGGCTCTTCGAGCTCGGGCACGGGTATAAATCTGCCGCGATTGCCCTTTCGCTTCCCGTGGAAGCCGTGAGAAGATGGCAGGAGATATACCGCGCATTCGGGAGCGAGGTGCTGCTGCGCATGGACGGAAAGCAGGGCAGGTACACATACGAGCAGAAGGTCGCCGCCGCCTCCGCCGTCGTCGACGGCGGCATGACGAAGACCGAGGCGATGGCGGCGTTCGGCATAATGTCGATGTCGCCGCTCAAGAAGTGGTGCGCGCTATACCGCCGGGGCGGCGCGGAGGCCCTGCGCCCGAGGCCCAAGGGCCGGCCGAAGGGTTCCAAGGCGAGGCCGCGGACCCGCGAGGAGGAGCTCGAGGAGCGGTGCCGTAGGCTCGAGGCCGAGGTGGCCTACCTAAAAAAATTACGCGCCCTGGTCGAGAGGGACGGGCTCTGA
- a CDS encoding DUF4867 family protein has product MHIYSVNDPEFKSYGNVWDGVPSELTSPVLEALSATPIPEGSKYVASAPELEGVKDADKLGFLMFGGRPFQLGWCNGHNTQLNCLEYHRASEFNLGARDFILLVAHRWEIEDGKLDTACVKAFRVPAGKVVEVFNTTLHYTPCMVDDGGFQVMVALPAGTNGPRPEAAADMPTAGDAYCYWKADKWVLCHADSPKAAEGGYVGLIGKNLDIACD; this is encoded by the coding sequence ATGCATATCTACTCTGTCAACGATCCCGAGTTCAAATCCTATGGCAACGTTTGGGATGGCGTTCCGTCCGAGCTCACGTCGCCCGTGCTCGAGGCGCTTTCTGCCACGCCCATCCCCGAGGGCAGTAAGTACGTAGCAAGCGCGCCGGAGCTCGAGGGCGTCAAGGATGCCGATAAACTGGGCTTTCTCATGTTTGGCGGCCGCCCCTTCCAACTGGGCTGGTGCAACGGACACAACACGCAGCTCAACTGCCTGGAGTATCACCGCGCCAGCGAGTTTAACCTGGGCGCCCGCGATTTTATCCTGCTCGTGGCACATCGCTGGGAGATCGAGGACGGCAAGCTCGACACCGCGTGCGTCAAGGCGTTCCGCGTGCCGGCGGGCAAGGTTGTCGAGGTTTTCAACACCACGCTCCACTACACGCCGTGCATGGTCGACGACGGTGGCTTCCAGGTGATGGTGGCGCTTCCCGCCGGCACCAACGGCCCGCGCCCCGAGGCCGCGGCCGACATGCCCACGGCCGGCGACGCTTACTGCTATTGGAAGGCCGACAAGTGGGTTCTCTGCCATGCCGACAGCCCCAAGGCTGCCGAGGGCGGCTACGTAGGCCTCATCGGCAAGAACCTCGACATCGCCTGCGACTAG